GGGAATATCCCTCTGTATCCTCATGACGCGGACCCACTTGGGGAAGAGCTTGTAGGCCTCAACCAGAAGCTCAACGGCCTCCTCCGTCGTGTAGGGCCTGTATTTGCCGGCTTTGTACCAGGCGTAGAGCGGTGCATCGGCCGTAACGAGGGTCGGGTATATCTTTAACATGTCCGGCCTGTAACGGGAATCCTCGAAGATGGCCTGAAACGTGTAGAGGTCGCGTTCGAAGCTGCTTCCCGGCAGTCCGGGCATTATGTGGTAGTTTATCTTCAAACCAGCATCGCGCAGGAGCCGTGTCGCCTTGATTATCTCCTCGACGCCGTGGCCCCTCTTAGTCCTCTCGTGGATGAAGTTGAATACCGTCTGAACACCGAGTTCGACCCTCGTCGTCCCCAGTTTGAGCATTCTGTCTATCTGCCTCTCGAAGGCCCAGTCAGGGCGGGTCTCGATGGTTAGACCGACCATTCTCACCTTGGCCTTCTCGTTCTTCCTCTGCTCGTTTTCGAGGTAGTAGTAGGGCTTGCTGTGGGTTTTCTCCCATGCTCTCTTGAACTCGGGATCCTCCTCAAAAACAGACTTATCACGCTTCACTATGAGCCTCACGAGCTTGTCTTCGAGGTCGTCTATGTCTTTGAAGTAAGGAAAGTCGTTCATAGCCTTGAAGGCCTCTTTGACGAACCACTCCTGGTAATCGAGGTCAACCGCTGGAAAAGTCCCTCCCTGGATTATGACCTCCACCTTGTCCACATCGTGGCCGATATCGGTAAGCTGCTTCAGGCGGCGCATCATGATTATGTACGGGTGGTAGGCGCTCTGGACTGCCCTGAGCGCGGAGGGCTCCTTTCCGGTGTAACTCTGCGGCGAGCCGACGGAGGGGCCGCCGGGGCAGTATATACAGCGCCCGTGCGGGCAGGGAAAGGGCTTCGTCATCATGGCGACAACCGCTACTCCGCTGATGGTTCGGGTGGGCTTTTTCTTGAGGAGCTCCCTGAAGCGGTCACGCTCTTCCGCCGGAATGGCCTTCAGAATGTCGGAATTGCCAGGAATCTTTGAAAGGTGGTACTTGCGTGAAACAATGATTTTATACCTGTTAAGCTCCTCCCTCTCCTTAATCTCGCCGGAGAGGACTGCCCCCGCTATCTCCTCGACTGCTCTCCTGAAGTTCTCACCAGCTTTTGTCTCGCCCATACCAACACCTCTTGAGCCCAGTTATGGAGCGGTTTTAAAAGGGTTTGGAGGCAAAATTGGGAAAAGTTTATATTCACCTAGTGAATAATTCAGTTGGTGAATATAATGCGCTTCATCGATCGCGAGAAGGAGCTTGGGGTTTTGCATAAAGCGAGGGAAAGGAGCAGAAAAAAGCTCTATACACTGGCCATTTACGGCCTGAGGAGAGTAGGGAAAACTCGACTTTTGAGGGAATTCCTGGCCGAAGACGATTTATACTTCTTTGTTAACCGGGAGAAGGGAAGCACCGGGCTGTTAAGGGAGTATGAGAGCATTCTCCAGGAGAAGGGCGTGATAACGAAGAGGGAGAGAATAGAGAGCTGGGATGATTTTTTTGAGGTTCTCTTTGAGGGGTTTGAGGGGGCGGTTGCCTTTGACGAGTTCCAGGACTTCAGGTTTGTAGAGCCCTCTGTCTACCCGACCCTTCAGAGGCTCATCGATGAGAACGAAGAGAGAAGAAACATGCTTTTAATCTTCACCGGTTCAACGATTGGGGTGGTTGAAAAGCTATTCAGGGACTCGAAGGAACCCCTGTACGGAAGAATAAAGCGTGAGCTTCGTCTTAAGCCTCTGAAACTCTGGGGAAGCTATCAAATGGCCAGAGAGCTCGATATTGCAAAGCTGGACGATTTCTTTAAGGTTCACTCGGTATTCGGTGGCTTTCCCCGCTACTGGGTGGCCATTGAGGACGAAGGTCTGGAAGGGAGGAACGCGGAGGAAATCCTGAGGGAGCTGTTTTTTGATGAATACGCTCCCCTCGCCGAGGAAGTGCCCAAGATACTCTCTCTTGAATTCGGGAAGAGGTCCGGAGTTTACTACGACATCCTGGAGGCGATAGCCAAAGGGGCCACCTCGATAAGCGGAATAGCGGGCTACCTCAACAGGGACGAAACTTCCCTGACCAGACAGCTCCGGGAGCTCGTGCATTATTTCAGGCTTGTTGACTACGACAGGGCGGTTCTGGGGAAGAGGAGTGTTCTCTACATAAGCCACCCACTGGTGGCCTTCTGGTTCAGGTTCGTTCAGCCAAATCTTAGCATGTACGAGTTTGACAGGGAAAGGCTGTGGAAGCGGGTAAAAAATGGAATGGGGGACTATGTAGGTAAAAGGTTTGACTTCGCGTGCAGGGAGCTGCTTCTTCTTGAGGAACTGCCCTTCAAACCGGTCAGCATCGGAAGGCACTGGGGTTATTACCGGGAGAAAGGTGTTAGGAAGGTGTACGAAATAGACGTAGTGGCCCTTGACGAGAGCGGAAAACGGGCAATATTCGGGGAATGCAAATGGAGAAACCGAGCTCAGAACGGGCAAAAACTCGTGGAAGAACTCAAAAGGAAGGTGGAGCTGACGGGCTGGAAGGGGGAGGCCCACTATCTCCTGATTGGCAAGAGTTTCAAGAACGTCCCTGAGGGGGTTAAGGTTATAGACGAGGAAAGGATTAGGAAACTCCTGGAGGGATCGGAATGAACCGCGACGAACTCGTCTCGTTCCTGAATGAATACCTCAACGTCTCAGCCTACCCCGACAAATCCAGCAACGGCCTCCAGGTGGAGGGGAAGGAGGAGGTTGAACGCGTTGCCTTCACGGTGGATACGACTCTCAGGACGATAGAGCGCGCAGCTGAGGCCGGTGCCGACATGATGATAGTCCACCACGGCATGATATGGGGTGGGATAAACTACGTAACCGGGATACACTACAAACGCTTGAAAGCGCTGCTCTCTTCAGGGATTAACCTCTACGCGGCTCATCTTCCGCTCGATGCCCACCCAGAGGTCGGAAACAACGTTGAACTACTTAGGCTCCTGGGACTGGAGCCGAAAGGGCCTTTCGGTGAATACAGAGGACTCTCCATCGGATTCTGGGGAGAGTTCGAGGAGCCGCAACCGATAGAGAAAATCGCGGGGATAATCGCGGAGAAGCTCGATACAGCTGTGAAGACCTACGAGTTCGGGAAGAGGGAAATTAAAACCGTCGGGGCAATCAGTGGGGAGGGTGCCTTCGCTCTGGAAGAAGCCCGGAGGAAGGGAATCGACCTGCTCATAACCGGAGAGTTCGGCCACGCGGACTACCTAACGGCCATCGACCTGCCACAGAGCGTTCTGGTTGCCGGCCACTACAAGACCGAGACCCTTGGTGTTAGAGCCCTGATGCCGCTCCTCAGGGAGAAGTTCGGGCTGGATGTATTTTTCATCGACGAACCGACCGGGCTCTGACTTCCTTCGTTTTCACATTTTGCTTTTCCCTTGAGTTAAAGGATTCCCAAATGGGTCTATCAGGCCGGCGCGGATGAGGGATGAGCTGATCTTCGGCCCTATCCTGCTCCGTACGAGCTTTATCGTGATCACATCAAGCGGAGGTAGCCCCTTCTCTTCCCTCGCCCGGTTAACGATGATGGCCCCTTTGTACGTCTCTTCGCTGACGACGATGGCCTCAAGGTCTTTCAGCCTGTCGGCAAAGCCGATGGCGGTGTGTATCTTGATAACCCGGTAGTTCCTGAGGCCATTTACCTCGAAGAACTTGAGGAGATCCCGAAGGCGGAGCCCGTAGGGAAGTATTTTTTCGGCGTAGGGCTTATTCACAATCATCTCATCGGAGGTTAGGCCCACGTAGACGTACTCCCCAACTTCAAACGCCTTTCTGAGGAGGGCCTTGTGGCCGAGATGGAGCCTGTCAAACGTGCCACCCACTACAACCTTCCGGTACGGCTTCTGGCCCATTGACAACCCTCACAGGGGCTCGAATTCCCTCAGAAGGAGGGCCCTTTCACGCTCGTCTAACGCTTCCCCGTCCGCGAACACTACGAGAGTAGAGCCTGCCGATGTCACGTGATCCTTCAGGTTGATGAGGAACTTAAAGACCGATGTGAAATCACTATAGAGGAGGAGGTACTCAAGGCAGTCAATGACGACGAGGGAACCGGGCCTCTCCCTGACGAACCTTATGGCGTTGTCCTGAATTACATGAAGCGCCGTTGGGGAGATCCCCTTGTCAGTGACCTGGGTTATCCAAACCGGCACCACAAAATCGCCAAGTTCGGAGTAAAAATTCGGGTTTCGGGTGAAAACAATGGTCGGGCGCTGAAAGGATTTTATGACGTTGAGCACCTCGAACATCTTCCCGCGGGAGCCCATTATTAAATAGGCTCCTGTAAGGGCATCCTTTTTATCCTGGGGGGAAGGTTGGGATGGAGAAGTGGACGCCAGCGGGATGTATGAGTTCTCAAGTCGAATCACATACACTACCATCGTATAGATAACGCCAACTATCGAGACACCGTAAAAAAATACGTATAGGTAGCCTGCGTAAGGAACCTGGACAAAATCCGCAATGAGATCAACGGTCCTACCCGCAACACCAAAAGCCAAGAAGACAACTGCACTCCTTATGAACGGCTTGAGCTCAGCGGTGTAGCGGTTCCACCGCTTGGCGAAGAAGTACCATACGTAGAGGAGGGCAATCAGGAGGGTTACATCGTATACCAGCTGATACGTCGGAACCAGCAATTCCATAGTTCAACACCATCTGAGCCATTTAATTCTCGACGGCCCGTTAGCACGTCATCACGTGTTACTTAAACCTTTCGTCAAAACTAAAGGTTACCAAGTTACCTCGACCTCATCCGTGCGGAACTTCTGTCTGACTACGGTGTCTTCAATTTTAAACCTTATGCCGCCGCGGTACATTCTCAAACCTGTGTAAGCTATCATCGCACCGTTGTCTCGGCACAGATTGTAAGGTGGGACGAAGAACTCTATTCCTCTGTCCTCGGTCATTATCCTGAGCATCTCGCGGAGGCGGTTGTTAGCCGCGACCCCTCCCACCAGGACGACCTCTTCCTTTCCAGTATGAGCTACTGCCCTCTCCGTGACCTCTACAAGGGCAGAAAAGGCCGTCTCCTGGAAGGAGTAGGCCAGATCCTCGATACGGTATTTACCGGTCCGGTACTTTCTGACGGCCTCCGTGAGGACTCCCGAGAAGCTCAAGTCCATTCCTTTAACAGCGTACGGAAGCTCGATGTATCTCTCCCCGTTCCGGGCGAGCTTCTCTATCTTCGGTCCGCCGGGGAAGCCTATCCCAAGTTCCCTCGCGAAGGTGTCTATAGCGTTCCCAATGCCTATGTCCAGTGTCTCACCGAAGACGCGGTAGCGGCCGCCTTCTAAAGCCAGAACCTGCGTGTTGCCGCCGCTCACATAGAGGCCGACCGGATCCTTAACCCCGAACATCTTGGTAATCTCGACGTGCGCGATACAGTGGTTTACCCCAACTATGGGTTTGTTGTACTTTATCGCCAGCGCCCTCGCGGCGGTGGCCACGACCCTCAAACACGGGCCCAATCCCGGCCCCTGGGAGAAGGCTATGACGTCAACGTCCTCCATGGTTATTCCCGCAGTTTCAAGAGCCTTCCTAAGGAGGAGCTTGAGGAGGCTAGCGTGGTGCTCTGCGGCCTCCTTTGGATGGATACCACCTTTTTCGGTCGTTAGGGTGTCGAATACGTTGGCAAGGACTTTTTTCTCCGTCACGATGCCAATGCCAAGAGTATGGGCTGTTCCCTCGATGCCGAGAGCTATCATGTTGGAGGCCTCATAAAAAGGTGTTAAAAAAGTTATTGGGTGGGCCCATGAGAATGCAGTCACATACCTGAAACCGAGAGAACTGCAGGTTTTTAAGGCCAACCCACCAGGGTTTGAAGGTATGAAAGCCATTGGAGTTATCAGGACTTCAAGACGGGAACGCCTCAGCAAGGACGAATTCGAGGAGCTCCTCAGAAGTGCGGGTTACGACGTCCCCACAATACTTAAGCAGAACAGGGGAGAGCATCCACGCTACAACATCGGGCCGGGAAAGCTGAAGGAGCTCAAGGCTCTAGTGGAGGAGCTGAAGCCGGATAAGATCATCTTCGCTAACAGGCTTACCCCAAGTCAGGCCTACAACCTCTGGAAGGGGCTGAATGTCGAGGTGATGGACCGCTGGCAGCTCGTCCTTGAAATCTTTGAGAAGAGGGCCCACTCCAAGGAGGCTAAACTCCAAGTGGAGCTGGCATCACTCCAGTATGAGGTTCCACTCGTTAAGGAAGCGATAAGGAGGATAAAACTCGGTGATAGGGCAGGATTTAAGGGTATGGGCGAGTACCAGACCCAGCAGTACCTCAAGCACATCCGATACAGGATGGGGAAGATAAGAAAGGAGCTGGACAGGGTTAGAGCCGATAGAGAGGTCAAAAGGAAGAGAAGGGAAGAGCTGGGGTTTATCCTCATAGCTCTAGCTGGCTACACGAACGCGGGGAAGAGCACGCTCCTCAACACCCTCTCCGGGGAGGACGTTGAGGCAAGGCAGCAGATGTTCACAACCCTCGACACCACCACCCGGAGGTTTCAGCTCGGCGGAAAGAGGGTTCTCGTTACCGATACCGTCGGCTTCATCGACAACCTGCCGCCGTTCATCGTTGAAGCGTTTCATTCAACCCTGGAGGAGATAGTGAAGGCGGACATTCTCCTACTAGTCCTCGACGCAAGTGAGGCATGGAGTGAGATAAGGAGAAAGCTCCTGGCATCCCTCCGGGTTCTCAGGGAGCTAAAAACCCTCGACAAGCCGATGGTCGTTGCCCTCAATAAGATAGACGTGGTGAGCAGCGGACATTCTTTTGAAGTAAAGCGCCTGACCGAGGAGTTGCTCGAAGAGAGGGTTCCTGGTGCCAGGGTGGTGTGGATCTCGGCCAAAAAGAAAACCCTAGATGAACTCTACAGGGTCCTTGAGGAGATAATCCCAGGACTACCAAAGTACAGGCCCTTCAGGATACGGATATCACCTGGGGGAAACGTCCCAAAGGTTCTTTCGGTATTATCAGAGATAGGAGAGGTTTTGAAGGTTTCATACGGCGAGGAGACCGTGGTGGAGGCGCTCATCCAGGTGGGAATGATAAAAGAGCTGACAGGACTAGGAGTAAAGATAGAGCACTTAAACGAGGCCAGCAAGGCTGAAGAGTCTGAAAACAACGAGTGATATCGGGATCGCTATCGTCAGGATCGCCACCCAGCCGAAGAGGATGTCCTTGATGACCTTTCTGTCAATGCCCTCGCCTGTGATTATTCCAGCTCCAACAACTCCTCCAACTATAGTCTGGCTTGAGCTAACGGGAAGACCAAGGATGTTGGCCAAGCTGACGGGGATGGCAGAGCCGAACTGGGCGGAGAATGCCGAAATAGGGCCCAGGGCGGTTATCTTACTCTCGACGGTGTGCATGACGGCGTAGCTGAAGGTGAGGGAACCCATGGCCAAGCTAAGTGCCACGAGAATTCCGGCAGCCCTCGGTTCCAGGAATCCGGCACCAACTGTAGGGCCGGAGGCGTTTGCAACTTCGTTCGTCCCGAAGTTAACGGCCATGTAGGAGCCTCCGAGAATGGCCAGGGCCTTGTATAGTGCCTCGATCGTGGACACGCTCTTCATGAAGAGACTACTTTTCCGTAGAACTTGTAGAGAATCGCCACGAGGATTCCGGAAAGGATTGGAGAGACAACCCAAGCCGCAGCTATCTTAAGCATTGTGAACCAGTTGACGGGGCACCTATGCTGAGCCCAACGCCGACGACCCCTCCAATAATGGCCCGAGTCGTGGAGACGGGAAGCCCCTGATAGTAGCGAGGAAGAGAAGAACCACAAAAAAGCCGTGGAGTTCCTTGAGTCCAAAGCCGTTTCCGGGGTGAGGTTCGTAATCGGGCGCCCAGTTCTGATGGAGTTTCTCAACGGGACATCAAAGAGAGCCGGAAAAAAGGTCGCACTCGAACTCAAGAGGCCGATAGAGGCGATTAGGTTCGTAATAATTGAAAAAGAGACCGAGGAAGACTGGGAAAGGGCGTGGGAGATATTTGAAAGGTTTGACGACCACGACGGGATGGACGTTACAGACTGCCTAAGCTTCGCCATCATGGAGAGGCCCGGCATAAGGGAGACCTTCACCTTCAACGGGGATATTATCGCAGTTGGTTACAAGATAAAACTTAGGCTTTAGAGATGTCTGATTTCTCTTCCCTACAGATGACCAACAGACCTCACCTCAAAAGATATTTATACACCACCTCCAAGTCCGGCACATGAGGCTCTTACTCACAACCTCTCAGGGGATCGAGGACATCACCGGAAGAGAAGCCGCATCGCTTATGGAAAAGCTTGGAGTTCCGTTTCGAGTGGAAGAGAAGCCCTTAGGCGTTGAGGGGAGACTGCTCCTTGAGGCGGGTGAAGCTTACTACACCGACGAAAAGGGCAGAAAGAGGGAGCTTAGCATAGCAACTTACCTCAACGAGAACTCAAGGCTCCTCCACAGGGTTATTCTGGAGATAGCGAGCGAAAAGTTTGGGGGCATTGGGGAGGAAGAGCCTGAAACTGCCCTAAAGAGAATAAAGGAGTTCGTCTCGTCCCTTCCTGTTGAGCGCTTCGTGAAAGTGAGTGAGAGCTTTGCCGTCAGGCCCTTCAGGAAGGGCGAGCACAGGATAACGAGTCTGGATATTTCGAGAAAAGTTGGTGAAGCAATCTTTGAGAGGCTTTCGCGCTTTGGGAGTCCGAAAGTGAACCTCGACCATCCAGCAGTCATCTTCCGCGCCGAACTCGTTGGGGATGCCCTCTTCCTCGGGATAGACACGACCGGCGATTCCTCTCTTCATAAGAGGCCCTGGAGGGTCTACGACCACCCGGCACACCTAAAGGCAAGCATAGCCAACGCGCTCATAGAGCTGGCCAAACCTGATGGCGGGCCTTTTATAGACCCATTCTGCGGGAGCGGGACGATACTCATCGAACTTGCCCTCAGAGGCTACGAGGGGAGGATAATTGGCGTCGAGAAGTACAGGAAGCACATAATCGGGGCAAAAATGAACGCCCTGGCCGCTGGGGTGCTGGATAGGATAGAGTTCATTCAGGGCGACGCCACGAAGCTTTCCCAGTACGTCGGGAGCGTTGATTTTGCAGTCAGCAACCTTCCCTACGGCCTAAAGATCGGGCGGAAGAGCATGATACCGGGGCTTTACATGGACTTCTTCGGCGAGCTCGCCAAAGTCCTCGAAAAGCGTGGAGTGTTCATAACGACTGAAAAGAGGGCGATAGAGAAGGCCATGGCTGAGAACGGCTTCAAAATCGTTCACCACCGCCTCATTGGGCATGGCGGACTAATGGTTCACACCTATGTTGTGGAATAGAGAACAAGTGTCCATCTGGGTATGTTTTATTGCAGCAATATTTATATTTTCCAACCATCCTTCTGATAACCATAATATTTATATTTTCTGACCTTCTTTTAAACACCGGTGAACTCCATGAAGAGAGTTATCTCGGTGTTTATCGTCCTGCTGCTGGGGCTCTCCCTGGCGGCAAGTGGCTGTATATCCGGAGGAAACAGCTCGGGTACGAGCTCGAGCCACTCGACTAGTGGCGGGGGAACAAGCAGCCAAAAGCAGGTAGAGCTCTCCGTAATGGTTCCACAGGGGGATCCCACCCTCCAGCCATTCATTCAAACTGTTGCAAATGATTTCATGGCTAAACATCCTAACGTTAAGATCACGTTGCAGCCCGTCCCCTTTAGCCAGATGGTAACTACCGCTTTGGCCGCCCTCAAGAATAAGAACCCGTCGCCCAGTATCATAATCTTCTATCCTTCACAGGCTTCATCACTAGGCCCATGGCTGCTGGATCTGAGGAAATATTTTGACAATGGTCTGTTCAACAAGAGCGATATTCCTGAGTCATCGATGCTTCCGGTGTATCTACTGGACAAGAATGGCAACGTTCAGAAGATCTTCGGTGTCCCGTTCCAGCAGGTTTTCGGCTACGTGCTAATATACCGGAAGAGCATTTTCAACAATAAGACCTTGCAAGAAGAGTTCCAGCAGAAGTACGGGTTCCCCTTCGACCCGAAGGAATGGTCATCATGGGATCAGCTGATTGCAGCGGCGAGCTTCATACAATCCAAGCATCTCACAAAGTGGGCCCTGCTGTTCCCCGATGGTCTAGAACAGTCCATATTCAACACTTACACCGGGATCTTCTACACTTACGCCCTGAGCATGAATGACAGTTGCCCGGACATTCCGATCAAAGATGGGAAGATACCCACACATGGGTACTGGCTATATGTGAAGGAAGAGAACGGTACGATCGTCCCCACCTTTGATTGTCCCTCGGCTATCGAGGCATTGAAGGAGTATAAGAAGCTGATACAGTTTGAGCCGCCGATTGATGAACAAGCGATGGAGTACAGTCAGATCAGGGACCTCTTCAGGACTGGAGACTACGCCATGGTCGCAGCTTGGACTAGCTTCATACCAGTTTACAATGGCACCGGCTCGAAGGTCGCAGGTGATATCGATGTGGCACCCCTGCCCGGTGGCAAGAACCCCTGGGGCACAAGCCAGGCGCCGACGTTTATAGGTATAAACCCGTATGCCCCTGACGTTAAAATGGCCGCTGAGTTCATAGCATTCCTGCTACAGCCGAGTGAGATGAAGAAGGGTGCAGAACAGGTGGGATTCATACCGGCAACATTCTCAGGCCTTAGGGAGGCTTCAAAAGTACCTAAAACTGCCTGGGTGAAACAATTCATGCCCCTATTGGAGAAGTCCGCTATAACCAATATTCAGAGGCTTACGCTGCAGAATAGGATCCTAAACTTCTTCACCGGTCTGAAGCCAATATTCATCAACGAGGTCGCAAAGTACTTCAGAGGGCAACAGACAGCTGAGCAGGCGATGCACACTATTACCGAGCAATGGGAGAAGATAATGAAAGTGTCACCGAGTTGAGGAAACACTAAAGGGGAGAGGGGACCATGAAAAGGTTTAATAAGATTGATAAACACGTTTTTTTGCTGGCCCTCCCAGGGCTAGCCTATATTCTTGTTTTTACCCTTTACCCTATCTTAAACAATTTTTATCTTAGCCTTCATGAGCAAGATATTTATGGTCATCTTCACTGGGTGGGTCTTGGAAATTACAAATGGTTTACAGTAGACCCGTATTTTAACAATATATTGCATAATACTCTCCTATATTCCCTGGCAACGCCTACTATAGATATTATTTTGGCGGTACCCATTGCGATAGCCTTGAAGAGGATTGGTGGGAAATGGCTCATACCGCTTATGGTTTCCGCGTTTATACCGTGGGTTACGGCCGCCATGGCCTGGTACCTGTTCCTCAATCCCAACTATGGTTTGGGCTACTATCTCTTCGCATATGGTATAATACACACGAATCCAATGATGTCAAAATGGACCATAGTGCTTATAGATGTTTGGGAAACACTGCCTACGAGCGTCTTATTAATTTATGCTGGGCTGAGGGCCATACCGAAGAGTATAGAGGAAGCGGCCCATGCCGATGGGCTTACTGGAGCTAAGAAGTTGCTGAGCGTGGATCTCCCCCTTGTAATTCCAAATATTCTAACGGCATTCATACTGGCAACACTGGCTGGCTTTTTCACTTTTGATCCGATATATATTGGGACTTCTCAGGCTGGGCCTAGGATACTGGATGACTTGGCGTTCTATGCTTACGTTAACTTTTTCAATCTGGAGCCAGGATATGCTGCAGCCTTAATAGTACTAATGACAATAATCTCCACCATCCTATCAGTGGCGTATCTGAAATTGATGTATTCTAAGAAAGCTATGAGGCTCCCCGTGCCCCGATTTATACCCAATAAGGAGGTTCCCAAGGTACTCCACTATCTCGTCCTTGGGATAGTATTAGTATTCATACTCGTTCCCTTCGCTTGGCTGATACTCGTCTCCCTGAAGACACCTCTGGAGGTAATACAGACACCTCCTACGATATTACCCCATCATATAAGCCTCGGGAACTATAAGTGTGCGCTGTGGGTTTCATGTAACCATCCAGGTGTTCCTATGGGAGGATTACCATTCCTTATAACCAGCCTTGGAGTTTCAACGATCAATGTGCTGATAACAGTGTTGCTAGCTGGCATGTTGGCCTATGCAATGTCAGTCCATAGGTTCGGTGGGAACAAGCTCGTTACGTACATACTCTACCTTACGGCCACACCAACGCTAATCTACATAATACCATTCTACATAATCCTGAAGCACCTTAACATTATCAACACCTGGTGGGGGTTAATCCTTGTATATCCCGTGATGACGATACCGTACAATACGTGGATCCTCTACAACTACTACAAGACGTTCCCGAAGCAGATGGAGGAGGCTGCACTAGCCGATGGAATGTCGAGGATAAAAGCGTTCTTCAAGGTAGTTCTTCCACTCAATAAGTCGGGGCTTAGTGTCGCGGCAATATATGCGTTCATATTCTCTTGGGGGGCCTTAGTATTCCCGCTGGCATTTACCTATACTCCACTGGACCTGAGGCACTTCTGGAGGTTGAGCGGTGCCGAAACATATTCGATCTATATTGCGATGCTGATGAGTCCCGCAACTGCGAGCTATGGTGCTGTGGCCGCAGCCGGGATACTTAGCTCTCTACCTCCGTTAGTCCTGCTGGTATTGGCACGTAACAACCTGGAGAAACTGTGGGGGCTGAGGTGAGGAGAT
This is a stretch of genomic DNA from Thermococcus sp. Bubb.Bath. It encodes these proteins:
- the trm14 gene encoding tRNA (guanine(6)-N2)-methyltransferase, producing the protein MRLLLTTSQGIEDITGREAASLMEKLGVPFRVEEKPLGVEGRLLLEAGEAYYTDEKGRKRELSIATYLNENSRLLHRVILEIASEKFGGIGEEEPETALKRIKEFVSSLPVERFVKVSESFAVRPFRKGEHRITSLDISRKVGEAIFERLSRFGSPKVNLDHPAVIFRAELVGDALFLGIDTTGDSSLHKRPWRVYDHPAHLKASIANALIELAKPDGGPFIDPFCGSGTILIELALRGYEGRIIGVEKYRKHIIGAKMNALAAGVLDRIEFIQGDATKLSQYVGSVDFAVSNLPYGLKIGRKSMIPGLYMDFFGELAKVLEKRGVFITTEKRAIEKAMAENGFKIVHHRLIGHGGLMVHTYVVE
- a CDS encoding ABC transporter substrate-binding protein encodes the protein MKRVISVFIVLLLGLSLAASGCISGGNSSGTSSSHSTSGGGTSSQKQVELSVMVPQGDPTLQPFIQTVANDFMAKHPNVKITLQPVPFSQMVTTALAALKNKNPSPSIIIFYPSQASSLGPWLLDLRKYFDNGLFNKSDIPESSMLPVYLLDKNGNVQKIFGVPFQQVFGYVLIYRKSIFNNKTLQEEFQQKYGFPFDPKEWSSWDQLIAAASFIQSKHLTKWALLFPDGLEQSIFNTYTGIFYTYALSMNDSCPDIPIKDGKIPTHGYWLYVKEENGTIVPTFDCPSAIEALKEYKKLIQFEPPIDEQAMEYSQIRDLFRTGDYAMVAAWTSFIPVYNGTGSKVAGDIDVAPLPGGKNPWGTSQAPTFIGINPYAPDVKMAAEFIAFLLQPSEMKKGAEQVGFIPATFSGLREASKVPKTAWVKQFMPLLEKSAITNIQRLTLQNRILNFFTGLKPIFINEVAKYFRGQQTAEQAMHTITEQWEKIMKVSPS
- a CDS encoding ABC transporter permease subunit codes for the protein MLALPGLAYILVFTLYPILNNFYLSLHEQDIYGHLHWVGLGNYKWFTVDPYFNNILHNTLLYSLATPTIDIILAVPIAIALKRIGGKWLIPLMVSAFIPWVTAAMAWYLFLNPNYGLGYYLFAYGIIHTNPMMSKWTIVLIDVWETLPTSVLLIYAGLRAIPKSIEEAAHADGLTGAKKLLSVDLPLVIPNILTAFILATLAGFFTFDPIYIGTSQAGPRILDDLAFYAYVNFFNLEPGYAAALIVLMTIISTILSVAYLKLMYSKKAMRLPVPRFIPNKEVPKVLHYLVLGIVLVFILVPFAWLILVSLKTPLEVIQTPPTILPHHISLGNYKCALWVSCNHPGVPMGGLPFLITSLGVSTINVLITVLLAGMLAYAMSVHRFGGNKLVTYILYLTATPTLIYIIPFYIILKHLNIINTWWGLILVYPVMTIPYNTWILYNYYKTFPKQMEEAALADGMSRIKAFFKVVLPLNKSGLSVAAIYAFIFSWGALVFPLAFTYTPLDLRHFWRLSGAETYSIYIAMLMSPATASYGAVAAAGILSSLPPLVLLVLARNNLEKLWGLR